The Toxorhynchites rutilus septentrionalis strain SRP chromosome 1, ASM2978413v1, whole genome shotgun sequence genome contains the following window.
tgacttgatacaatgaatacaactagaactacgcgcttacaacgacacctcgcggaaataccgcaggacttttttgacagcctaatatttgatcGGTCTCCTACCTTAAAGGCAGTCAGTGTCAACGGATTGTTTGGCTTCAGCGCATCATACTCCTCACGCATCAAGTCTTCCCGCGACACCGTCTCTTGATATGTAACCAGATCACCACAAGCCATTGGATCCCTAACTGCGTCCATTTCGATCGCGGTTTACGAACCCACTGAACATCTCCTAAGATGCAAGCTGCGCTAATGCAACCAATTCACTCTCGTTCGTATCAGCTCTCGGTAAAATTTGTAAATGCGGTAGACCTTTGTTCGTAATTTGATAGTCATTAAAAATTTCCTCGTCTTCACTGTTGCAACCCGTGGAGGACTCTTCCTCGCCGTCTATGTCTTCGCCCTTCTCGACCGAGGTTAGCGATGAGGAGATGAACTCAAAGTCTAGCAGGATCAAAGCTGGATGTTGCTTCTCAACCGTTGGGCTTGACGTACCTTCGCGAGCAATGGAAATTTTACACGACTGTGGATCGTAGAGCGTGTTGTCGTCGTATCTCAACCGAAAATGCATTCACGGGATTTGGAATCCCACTCCTATCACCTTTGGTTGGGTGCTTGAACCATCGCTTTCGTACCGTAGATCTGAAGGTGGGACATATTAGGCTTCTTTCCAGACCAGACTTGTTcggatgtgtgtatgtgtgtgtatggccTAAGTCCAGAATGTCTTCGCCAGCCCTGCCTCGAACAGTAAGCAACGAGCGCGTTCAATAATAGAACGGTTTGCGCGCTCTGTTATGCCGTTTTGCTCCGGAATatatgttgttgttttctgatgTTGAATGCCGTGTTTATTAAAGTAGTTTTCGAATCCTTTATTTACGTGCTCATTCCCGGCATGTCCCGATTGTCGTTGATGTCTAGAGGCGAATAGAAttgaaagtttaaagcctctttaaaacaaagaagaaaaagatcATCAATGGAATTCCTGGAAGGTTCTCAATACATTGGCTTccgattttattttgaggaaaTACGTTCACATCTTCCGAGATTTACCTTCCACGAATACAATACGATGCCTGCTTCCGCCAAGTGATTACACCTCCATGGGGCCGCAAACGTCTGTGTGTACCACAACGAGCATTTTCATTGCACGTGAGCCTTCTTCACTAAAGGGATGCCGACAATGTTTCCCAATCGCGCACACCTTGCAGTCTACCGTATTTCTGTTGTTGGTCGCGATTCCATCCACCGTTCCGTTGACCAATTTCGTAATACTTTTGAAGATGTCCCAGTCGCTGGTGCCAAACCTTCGCGCTGCTTGCTGTCGAGCAAACCAAAACAACATCCGTGACTACTTGTGCCAATAATTTGGCCTTCGCTGTTTGAAAACTTACATCCAACATACGTGATGACGACAGCATCTCCTTTTTTGACTATTTGATTAATGGAAAGTAGATTCACCGACAGCTGCGGGATCAGTTGAACATTATGAACAGGAGTGCAACTCTCCTGACATGCCGGCTTCAAGTTGGCCGAACCAGTGGCCGTTACAGTCATCCCGCTTCCGTTAGTAACAGTAACAGATCCACTTGCTGGCCGCAAATTCTCCAGCTGGTGCTGCATTTCCTTGCCCCGAGGTTCCAGCATCGTTTTCGTATTCGCCTTCAATCATTCTATCACCCGTGCAcggaaaaatcactttttataCGACGAAAAAATTTCCACGTTTGGGTCCATAACCTCCTTAATGTAGGGAAAACGCGCAGTAACAAATTTGTGCGTCCGTGTTGTAAGAAATATCATTTGGAATTGTGGAGCTCCCGATATTCGCTGCAAGGGTTCCTCAATGCCGGTAGTATAatcctacagtgaaatcacccgatacAGAAATATTAAGTGTGGCTTACCTATTCGACGATTCGACCGAAGGAGGAAATGATGTGACGTGTGTGCTACTACTGCTGCTATGATATAACAACAAAATCACTGTTATACTGTTAGCTGCGAGGGGTAGGGCATTGTGCATTTAACCTCTCTTCTACGCACCTCACAGGAATAGCAATAAAGTACAGTACAGCAGAGAATTGTTAAGTGTTACACACCGATTTCAAACTACACAAGAGTTGGGTTCAATTATATTGTAGCACTGATATAGGTGATTAGTTGAAGCACCGCTTCTATAATTCCAACATTTCTATATAACGTGCAGATAGGGAATGAAAAGTTCTAGGCTTCCTCCAATCTGATTCAGTATATGTGCACGTTGGTCAATCTAGCGGttccaaaaaataaaaccaaCGAAAAAATTACTCAAGAAAAAAAGCTACTTACTTCCTTCCGTCCATCCTCAGTTTGTACTTGACCCGACTCTTATCCTTCGGGTTCAAACTTTCCGTCCTCCTGACCACCACACAAAACACGTGCTTCGAGAAGCAAATGTTCTCGATCTCCAACCAATCGAAGAACGCATACAGATGCCGCTGGTAGGAGTTCTTGCCATTGCTAAACTCTTGCTGTGCCCCTTTTGGGTTAAACTTCAGATTTCGCTCGAAGATCGCTACACCGCTGAGCGAAATCGCCACGTACACCTCTAGCGTCATATTCTCCTCGGTAGTCCACGACGCGCTGTACAGATGCAGCCCGTACTCCTTCAACTCCTGCACGTAGCGGATGAAGTTGTGCTCCGCCTCGAGCTGATGAAGACCTCGCTTGCAGAAGTGCGAACTCCGGAGGTACTTTGCCAGCTCTTTCTTCTTCCGGTAGACCTCCTCCGGAAGGTAGTGCGAGATGGTAAAGTATTCCGCGTATTTCatctggagaaaaaaaaattccaaattcgATTAAACTGGCAACAGGAGTTTTACGCGCTACCTACATTCTCCCGAAAGCATCCCACTTCCACCTGCAGCGCAAGTCCTCCCAGAGCAATCAAATCGTCCTCGGAGCAGAGAATTTGTCTCTCCAGAATGCTTTTGCGCAGCTGCAGATACAACAGATGGCGCGATTCCAAGCAGCTGATGAGAAAAAAAGAGAGGAAAAGCTTGTCATTGGGAAGCTTTCGAAGCGAATGCTTCCTTCGCACACATACCTAACCCCGCGGAGCGTTGGCAAAAAGAACTTTATCCGCAGATAAAGTGTGAAGACGACATTCTCACTCAGAGTGGCGGATTTTTTCGTTGTGTTGACCCAAACCTGGGGTGCGACCTGTAGAAAATACAGAGCGATATTTCGTTAAAGTTTTTACAAACTGCGCTATTCATTATAAAATAGTAGTAGGCTTTGAGATGAATTGTAAAAAGAAAGGCAGAATAAAATATAGTTGCGGGAGTGCAAGACGTGTTCAGTGATTGTTAATTGATTAAACCCAAACAAAATTTTCGAAtcttaaggcgcgtccacattatgccgatcGGTCtctaccaggcggcatattcggttcgggcGCTTCGggtgttttggttcgactttctcgaaccggacccacttgtgtcgggttgggttcggtttgtttcGAGCCGGTTTTCGGCaagtcggcaagcccgggcggtaatgtggacgcgtctttataCTTGATCCGAATCGGGATCACCACACAAAAAACGACAATAAACGCACCTTGTAGATCTTCAAATCCTGCGGGAGAAACACAAAATCTCCTCCGATGAGCGCACACAATCCCAGGAAAAAGTTCTCCGTAAGCTTCTCGAGCTTGAGGATGGCCCCAAAAATCTGGCTGGCCAGCGTTGTGGTAGGGTTGCAAATAACGTTCACTTTGGTGCCGTTCAACAGCAGAATTGTGACCGTCCGCTTGTGTTGTGTCTGGAAGAGTTATCAAAGCGTTAGAATCAGATGAATGTCGTTGTGCGCTGATCCTACCTTTGCATCCGTGAGATCGACTATTTTCGGTAGGCTGCTGGCATTTCGCACAAATTCTGGGGCTTTGGAAGCATCGAATGTAACCCTGCGGCCATCATCCATCGCTTCAACCCTGCTGCCGGATCGTTCACTACCAACAACGTTTGCCTGCGAAATCGACACAATTGGGGCTCCAAGATCTACGGGAAAGCATCAAATATATCACTTCGGTCTTTGGGAAATAAATTCTTGACTCACTTGGCATCGAGGTGGCGTTGAAACTCATTTCATCAATCTTTCGCCTGAACTCGGTTCCATCCTCGTCAGCCAGATGGAGCTGGTTGGTCGACTTGGACGGAACCAGCCGCGTGTGGCTGCGCTGCAACCTTTCCCCGTGCTGATACTGCTgatactgctgctgctgttgcaccTCAGCCATCTTCACCTCAACCATCGTTACATCGATCGTATTTCTCCGAAAATCGTTCCTCTTCCGCAGCATGTCCGCGTTGTGCCGTCTCCGAACCACGTGCACTTTCCGCATGTCCGCACCGTTCTCAACGCCCGGCCCTCCTCCTCCTGAATTGGCGATCTTTACACTCTTCGAGTACCCAATCGTTGCATAGTTCCGCACCGGCTCGAGTCGGTTTCCGGATTCCGTCGGCCGGGGCAGTGACCGGAACTTGCAGTCCGGTTCGGCCCGTTTCACCCGTAAATTGGCGGTCGACCCGAAGTATCGTGCCTGCTCCAGATCGTGTCCGCTGATCGTGATGCCGTAGTTGATCGGCGGGGCCACGAAGTTGTCCTTCCGGCGATGCACCTCTATCAGTTCACCGTGGTCCGAACTGCGGCCCGAATCGGTGTCACTTCTGGGGGAAAGAGATTGGAGTTGTTATTATAGAAAAGAAGATTTTCATGTGTGCTCACTTTTGCTCCTCGTAAGATTCCGTCATGTGCTTGGCTTGATGATGTTGCTTTGTCGGTTGCTTAGGTCCATCACGGGCCGTGGCCACCGAAGCGACTTCCTTGAACAAGTCGATCACCATGTGAGAAAAGGGTTTAAACAGGTGGTGGGTTTTACAGTAGTCCGAGATGATCTGGAAAAGTAATGAACTACATTTATTTCAAATGTATTTTCTaactaattaattttattcatttgcAACTGAAACTGCCCCTTTAAAAACGTGGAATCATTTATTGTCAGCCTGTAAAATTTAGGCAATATAATTTGAACAGCTCGAAATTCAAGTCAAACCTAAATTAAAGCAGTTCCATCTATGTTTCCAATTGATGTGATTACAATGATTTGAAATCATAATTCCATTATCATCTATATGTAGATAAAAATAGAAGACTAAATGTAGTGAAAGGACTTTactttgttgtattcgtctcctcCCGTCCCGTCCTCAATATAATGGAGAAAAATCGGTAAACTTTAGGAAATATAAATCCTCATATGCTCTACAGTAAATCAAAAATGGCATAAGATTCTCATGTGGAATAATTAGCTTCGaaactaaaaattatgaatgaaa
Protein-coding sequences here:
- the LOC129762710 gene encoding uncharacterized protein LOC129762710, with the protein product MLEPRGKEMQHQLENLRPASGSVTVTNGSGMTVTATGSANLKPACQESCTPVHNVQLIPQLSVNLLSINQIVKKGDAVVITYVGSSSAKVWHQRLGHLQKYYEIGQRNGGWNRDQQQKYGRLQGVRDWETLSASL